In a genomic window of Oncorhynchus keta strain PuntledgeMale-10-30-2019 chromosome 28, Oket_V2, whole genome shotgun sequence:
- the LOC118373707 gene encoding class E basic helix-loop-helix protein 22-like, which translates to MDRRMNLNGPGDIFHKTLSAVSNRKMDSFRSAAGVDLPGSRDRQSPISCFDQTDSDPIQPGGLAGGRGGPLGLPTGSLCVKFGESSNRTSAAESSGGEQSQDDDSDGRCEMVLLADGRTVAAGKPEGGKKNKEQKTLRLNINARERRRMHDLNDALDELRSVIPYAHSPSVRKLSKIATLLLAKNYILMQAQALEEMRRLVAYLNQGQAISAASIPATTALAAPGLPGLSAGISAYDQPPVYPFTTGLAGSSCPDKCVLFNNVTSSLFKQCTDKP; encoded by the coding sequence ATGGACAGGAGAATGAACTTGAACGGACCGGGAGATATTTTCCACAAAACACTCAGTGCTGTCTCCAACAGAAAGATGGACTCCTTCAGGTCAGCGGCTGGTGTTGACCTGCCGGGGTCCAGGGACCGCCAGTCACCGATCAGCTGTTTCGACCAGACCGACTCAGACCCGATTCAACCCGGTGGGCTGGCTGGCGGTCGAGGGGGACCGCTGGGTCTGCCAACCGGGTCTTTGTGCGTCAAGTTCGGCGAGAGCAGCAACAGGACCTCGGCGGCCGAGAGCAGTGGCGGGGAGCAGAGCCAGGACGATGACAGCGACGGCAGATGTGAGATGGTCCTCCTGGCCGATGGGAGAACGGTGGCCGCCGGTAAACCGGAGGGAGGTAAGAAAAATAAAGAGCAGAAAACACTCAGACTAAACATCAACGCGCGGGAGAGACGAAGGATGCACGACCTGAACGACGCGCTGGACGAGCTGCGCTCTGTCATCCCGTACGCGCACAGTCCCTCAGTGCGGAAACTCTCCAAAATCGCCACTTTGCTACTCGCCAAAAACTACATCCTCATGCAGGCACAGGCTCTGGAAGAGATGAGGAGGCTGGTGGCCTATCTGAACCAGGGTCAGGCCATCTCAGCGGCGTCCATACCCGCCACAACGGCCCTTGCAGCTCCGGGTCTACCGGGTCTGAGCGCAGGGATAAGTGCATACGACCAGCCGCCTGTGTACCCCTTCACCACCGGATTGGCCGGGTCTTCCTGCCCCGACAAATGTGTCCTTTTCAACAACGTCACCTCGAGCCTGTTTAAACAATGCACTGACAAGCCTTAA